In the Lysinibacillus sp. PLM2 genome, one interval contains:
- the yvdQ gene encoding hypothetical protein, giving the protein MGILSKNPKDEPLHYGEIFAMWSHVLTNNGMIAAYQTLYNHTGDADLAKIIEEVLAGLEEENKQVKNVLKINGVGLPPAPPERPNARIEDIPVGAKYMDPEISAILSSNIASGLISCSTTMGLSTREDIALMYGQFHMAKAQLGGKLLRLNKAKGWLIPPPLHVSPNDKS; this is encoded by the coding sequence ATGGGGATTCTAAGTAAAAATCCAAAAGACGAACCGTTACACTATGGTGAAATTTTTGCAATGTGGTCACATGTATTAACGAACAACGGAATGATAGCAGCTTATCAAACACTTTACAATCATACAGGCGATGCGGATTTAGCTAAAATTATTGAAGAAGTCCTTGCAGGATTAGAAGAAGAAAATAAACAGGTGAAAAATGTTTTAAAAATTAACGGTGTTGGTTTACCGCCTGCACCTCCTGAACGTCCAAATGCTCGTATTGAAGATATTCCAGTAGGAGCAAAATATATGGATCCTGAAATAAGTGCAATTTTGTCATCAAACATCGCATCAGGTTTAATCTCTTGTAGTACTACAATGGGACTAAGTACTCGTGAAGATATTGCCTTAATGTACGGCCAGTTCCATATGGCTAAGGCTCAGTTAGGCGGGAAACTGTTACGTTTAAATAAGGCAAAGGGATGGCTTATTCCTCCCCCATTACATGTTAGCCCTAACGACAAATCGTAA
- a CDS encoding oxidoreductase yields MFENKVVVITGAAQGIGKEIAIQYAKSHANVVLADHNEKLVQQVCENIRNEGYSATFLSTDVRKEHDVIELMKFTVEKFGAIDILINNAGIFCPKSPYDLSIDEWDNIMDTNLRSVFLCSREAAKFMRQNAHGGAIVSMASTRAFMSEPHTESYAATKGGIVSLTHALARSFAPDKIRVNCISPGWIETGDYENLREIDHEQHLSRRVGKPEDIASACFYLTDEKNDFVTGINLTVDGGMTKKMIYEE; encoded by the coding sequence ATGTTTGAAAATAAAGTTGTCGTCATAACAGGTGCTGCTCAAGGAATAGGAAAAGAAATTGCAATTCAATATGCAAAGTCTCACGCAAATGTCGTATTAGCAGACCACAACGAAAAACTAGTTCAACAGGTATGTGAAAATATCCGTAATGAAGGTTACTCAGCAACTTTTCTCTCTACGGATGTTCGAAAAGAGCATGACGTGATTGAGCTAATGAAGTTTACAGTAGAGAAATTTGGAGCAATTGATATTCTCATTAACAACGCAGGTATTTTCTGCCCGAAATCTCCTTATGATTTATCCATAGATGAATGGGATAATATCATGGATACTAATTTACGAAGTGTTTTTTTATGTTCGAGAGAAGCTGCAAAATTCATGAGACAAAATGCTCATGGTGGCGCTATCGTCTCTATGGCTTCTACACGTGCTTTCATGTCTGAGCCACATACAGAATCCTATGCTGCAACGAAAGGTGGCATTGTTTCATTAACCCATGCTTTAGCTCGATCATTTGCTCCGGATAAAATTCGAGTAAATTGCATTTCTCCGGGTTGGATTGAAACCGGTGATTATGAAAATTTACGTGAAATCGATCACGAACAACATTTGTCACGTCGAGTTGGAAAACCTGAGGATATCGCCAGCGCATGCTTTTATTTAACAGATGAAAAAAATGATTTTGTAACAGGAATCAATTTAACTGTTGATGGTGGTATGACAAAGAAAATGATATATGAGGAGTAA
- a CDS encoding hemolysin III produces the protein MTQAVIVKSAYSKKEEFWNAMTHGVGALLTIPATFFLAEKAISNGSKIELISYIIFGISMFLLYLASTLYHSWPTHKHFLKKLDHSSIFLLIAGTYTPVALIAIGGETGWILFGIEWGLALIGIVLKQFFVHRFHGISLIVYIGMGWLLIFVYQPVIDHFTINGVLTLLAGGLSYTIGTIFYKNKKIPYNHAIWHVFVMGGSLCMFLAIYFFI, from the coding sequence ATGACGCAAGCAGTAATAGTTAAAAGTGCTTATAGTAAAAAAGAAGAATTTTGGAATGCTATGACCCATGGAGTAGGAGCGTTATTAACGATACCAGCCACATTTTTCCTAGCAGAGAAGGCTATTAGCAATGGATCAAAAATTGAGTTAATTAGTTATATAATCTTTGGAATTTCAATGTTCCTTTTATATTTAGCTTCAACATTATATCATTCGTGGCCAACACATAAACATTTCTTGAAAAAATTAGATCACAGTTCAATTTTTCTTTTAATCGCAGGAACATATACACCTGTTGCGTTGATAGCAATAGGCGGGGAAACAGGGTGGATTTTATTTGGAATCGAGTGGGGATTAGCATTAATAGGAATTGTTCTGAAACAGTTTTTTGTCCATCGTTTTCATGGAATATCACTTATAGTTTATATTGGAATGGGCTGGTTGCTTATCTTTGTGTACCAACCAGTAATTGACCATTTCACAATAAACGGAGTTTTAACATTACTAGCTGGTGGCCTTAGCTACACAATAGGAACTATTTTTTATAAAAACAAAAAAATCCCTTATAATCATGCAATATGGCATGTATTTGTAATGGGTGGAAGTTTATGCATGTTTTTAGCCATTTACTTTTTCATATAA
- a CDS encoding universal stress protein — MAKYQKIAVAIDFSEQSKKALERGVNLARDYDATLQLIHVVDTVSFGSIAAYDLKYAEKLKTQSLSEIVKFKQEAEAQGVNRVEVTVEEGSAKSILTQLKDVDLIICGATGYNAIEKMVIGSVAEQVARTAKCDVLIVRL; from the coding sequence ATGGCAAAATATCAAAAAATAGCAGTAGCAATCGACTTTTCCGAGCAATCTAAAAAAGCACTAGAACGTGGAGTTAATTTGGCAAGGGATTATGATGCAACGCTTCAATTAATACATGTAGTGGATACAGTATCATTCGGTTCAATTGCAGCCTATGATTTAAAATATGCTGAAAAATTAAAAACTCAAAGTCTCTCTGAAATAGTAAAATTTAAACAGGAAGCTGAAGCACAAGGGGTTAATCGTGTAGAAGTAACTGTAGAAGAAGGTTCTGCAAAGTCAATTTTAACTCAGCTAAAAGATGTAGATTTGATCATATGTGGGGCTACAGGATATAATGCAATAGAAAAAATGGTTATCGGTTCAGTAGCGGAGCAAGTTGCTCGTACAGCAAAATGCGATGTGCTGATTGTTCGTTTATAA
- a CDS encoding hydrolase Nlp/P60, which produces MKAVVTSMIANLHAKPEATSELIDEVLYGMTVEILELCGESWLKVRTSYRYEGYCQKEHVLIDDEITKQWQNEAQHIIIQNFADLLRGPKIQNEKIITLVKGSIVQLLEDENLNHEWSKVKLVTGEVGYTRTQWIQEKVKEINISEEEFRERVVQTAVSYLKTPYRWGGKTPLGIDCSGLCMMSYMLNGSIIYRDAKIVEGFPVKQIPFVQIQKGDLIYFPGHIAMYMGDDLYVHSSLGGNEVSINSLNEKHPNYRQDLATTITAIGSIF; this is translated from the coding sequence TTGAAAGCTGTTGTTACTTCTATGATTGCAAACCTTCATGCTAAACCAGAGGCCACTTCAGAATTAATCGACGAAGTTCTTTATGGAATGACCGTAGAAATATTAGAATTATGTGGTGAATCATGGTTAAAGGTCCGTACTTCTTATAGGTACGAAGGGTACTGTCAAAAAGAACATGTTCTTATAGATGATGAAATAACGAAACAGTGGCAAAATGAAGCGCAGCATATTATCATTCAAAACTTTGCTGATTTGTTAAGAGGGCCTAAAATTCAAAATGAGAAAATAATAACACTCGTAAAAGGTTCAATTGTTCAGTTGTTAGAAGATGAGAATTTAAATCATGAATGGTCGAAGGTGAAGTTAGTAACAGGTGAAGTTGGCTATACTAGAACGCAATGGATTCAAGAAAAAGTAAAAGAGATAAACATTTCTGAAGAAGAATTTCGTGAACGGGTTGTACAAACTGCTGTCAGCTATTTAAAGACGCCGTATCGATGGGGAGGAAAAACCCCACTAGGGATTGACTGCTCTGGATTATGTATGATGTCATATATGTTAAATGGATCGATTATATATCGGGATGCAAAAATAGTTGAAGGTTTTCCAGTTAAGCAAATCCCCTTTGTGCAAATTCAAAAAGGTGATTTAATTTATTTCCCAGGCCATATTGCCATGTATATGGGGGATGACTTATATGTTCATAGCTCTCTAGGTGGAAATGAAGTGTCAATCAATAGTTTGAATGAGAAACACCCAAATTACCGTCAGGATTTAGCAACAACCATTACAGCTATTGGTAGTATTTTTTAA
- a CDS encoding serine hydrolase: MKEQLERLIDSVEYNIHLFIKKAKADDFLYAKQLDEVVSSASLIKVPILIAVLEFIERENISLHKEVEIKQHHKVEYSVLTEQDVNKSTLYELLVWMIITSDNTATNVLIDFLGIEQYNAFFRKIGLTRTKLQRKMMDFASLEEGVDSVTTARDMAHLFTRIYKQDLLSLQFSQLALDILSRQRINDGLKRYLIENVKMAHKTGNLDNVSHDVGIVFHEKHDYIIGVMITNVDDADEAKKCIGSISKNVFQYFDRIERGGRTL; this comes from the coding sequence TTGAAAGAACAACTTGAAAGATTGATTGACTCAGTAGAGTATAACATTCATCTATTTATTAAAAAGGCAAAAGCTGATGATTTTCTTTATGCTAAACAACTAGATGAAGTAGTTTCAAGTGCTAGTCTTATTAAAGTTCCGATATTAATAGCCGTGTTAGAGTTTATTGAAAGGGAAAACATTTCGTTACACAAGGAAGTTGAAATTAAGCAACATCATAAAGTGGAATATAGTGTACTAACGGAACAAGATGTAAACAAGAGTACATTATATGAATTACTTGTTTGGATGATCATCACAAGTGATAATACGGCAACAAATGTGTTAATCGATTTTTTAGGGATCGAACAATATAATGCATTCTTTAGAAAAATAGGATTGACCCGTACTAAGCTGCAAAGAAAAATGATGGATTTTGCTAGCTTAGAAGAAGGCGTAGATAGTGTCACGACTGCAAGAGATATGGCACACCTATTCACACGAATTTATAAGCAGGATTTATTATCATTACAATTTAGTCAATTGGCTCTTGATATTTTGAGCAGACAAAGAATCAATGATGGACTAAAAAGGTATTTAATCGAAAATGTTAAAATGGCACATAAAACAGGTAATTTAGATAATGTGAGTCACGATGTCGGCATCGTTTTTCATGAGAAACACGATTACATCATCGGAGTTATGATTACAAATGTGGATGATGCCGATGAAGCGAAGAAATGTATTGGATCAATTTCTAAAAATGTTTTTCAATATTTCGACCGTATCGAAAGAGGTGGACGTACACTTTGA
- a CDS encoding peptidase S66 — translation MRIPKSLKKGDTIGLISASSPTPEEALPKAIEKVEHLGFKVVVGETCRQRHGYLAGKDELRAREVNEMFQNPDIDGIFCIRGGYGATKILPLLNLEMIKDNPKVFAGYSDVTALHIVFNQQCDFVTYHSPMPSTEFIKPEMDDYTWDSFLSTVRETNRDCYNLENPIGMPMKTLVSGKATGQLVGGNLTLVTASLGTPYEINTKGKILFLEDIDEYERSVDRMLTQLKLAGKFDDVAGIILGAWTNCGPQNAMHPEQSLRLQTIFEEILVPTGKPILMDVVCGHTLPTMTLPLGRTVTINTDDNTISVML, via the coding sequence ATGAGGATACCGAAATCATTAAAAAAAGGGGATACAATTGGACTCATTAGTGCATCAAGTCCAACACCTGAGGAAGCACTTCCGAAAGCGATTGAAAAGGTTGAACACCTCGGCTTTAAAGTGGTTGTTGGTGAAACATGCCGTCAACGACATGGCTATCTAGCGGGGAAAGATGAATTACGCGCTCGTGAAGTCAATGAAATGTTTCAAAATCCAGACATAGATGGCATCTTTTGCATTCGAGGTGGTTATGGCGCAACAAAAATTCTACCATTATTAAATTTAGAAATGATAAAGGATAATCCAAAGGTATTTGCAGGCTATAGTGACGTGACTGCCCTTCACATTGTGTTTAACCAACAATGTGATTTTGTCACATATCATTCACCAATGCCTTCTACGGAGTTTATAAAACCAGAGATGGATGATTATACTTGGGATTCTTTTTTAAGTACTGTACGAGAAACGAATCGAGACTGTTATAATTTGGAAAATCCAATTGGTATGCCGATGAAGACCTTAGTTTCAGGAAAGGCAACTGGTCAGCTCGTTGGTGGAAATTTAACATTAGTTACAGCATCTCTTGGTACACCTTATGAAATTAATACAAAGGGTAAAATTCTATTTTTAGAGGATATTGATGAATATGAACGTAGTGTTGATCGCATGTTAACTCAATTAAAGCTAGCAGGGAAATTTGATGATGTAGCTGGAATTATATTAGGAGCATGGACGAATTGTGGTCCGCAAAATGCGATGCATCCAGAACAAAGCCTGAGATTGCAAACGATTTTTGAAGAAATACTCGTGCCAACAGGTAAACCAATTTTAATGGATGTCGTATGTGGGCATACGCTACCCACTATGACATTACCATTAGGTAGAACTGTTACTATCAATACGGATGATAACACTATTTCCGTTATGTTATAG
- the amiF gene encoding ABC transporter ATP-binding protein, whose amino-acid sequence MKDRDVLVEVKNLNVTFGKGKNKFVAIDDVSFNIYKGETFGLVGESGSGKTTIGRAIMRINEVTSGEILFKGQRINGKIQKEWDQQITEKIQMIFQDPMASLNERAKVDYIISEGLFNTRKYANDNERKERVRSALLQVGLLPEFASRFPHEFSGGQRQRIGIARALVMEPEFIIADEPISALDVSIRAQVLNLLSKLQIENNLTYLFIAHDLSIVRYISNRTAVIFKGRIVELAETEKLFSNPIHPYTRALISAVPEPNPYKERNKKIEIYDPSQHNYELNPPSFVELEEGHYVLANDEEIYRYQQTQKMGV is encoded by the coding sequence ATGAAGGATAGAGATGTACTCGTTGAAGTCAAAAATTTAAATGTGACCTTTGGTAAAGGGAAAAATAAATTTGTTGCCATCGATGATGTTAGCTTCAATATTTATAAAGGCGAAACTTTCGGGCTTGTTGGTGAATCAGGTTCTGGTAAAACGACAATTGGTCGCGCCATTATGCGGATTAATGAGGTTACTAGTGGAGAAATTCTTTTTAAAGGACAAAGAATAAATGGCAAAATCCAAAAAGAATGGGATCAACAAATTACGGAAAAAATTCAAATGATTTTTCAGGATCCTATGGCATCACTCAATGAACGGGCAAAAGTAGATTATATTATTTCTGAGGGACTATTTAATACAAGAAAGTATGCAAATGATAATGAACGAAAAGAAAGAGTACGAAGCGCTTTATTACAAGTAGGATTATTACCTGAATTTGCAAGTCGCTTTCCCCATGAATTTTCGGGTGGCCAACGTCAACGAATTGGCATCGCTAGAGCTCTTGTTATGGAACCAGAATTTATCATAGCGGATGAACCGATATCGGCCCTTGATGTTTCGATACGTGCACAAGTGTTGAACTTGCTTTCAAAATTACAAATTGAGAATAATCTTACTTACTTATTTATTGCCCATGATTTATCCATCGTAAGATATATATCTAATCGAACGGCAGTTATTTTTAAAGGAAGAATTGTTGAACTGGCAGAAACAGAGAAATTGTTCTCAAATCCCATTCATCCATATACACGAGCACTTATTTCTGCTGTACCTGAACCGAATCCTTATAAAGAACGAAATAAAAAAATTGAAATATATGACCCTTCTCAACATAACTATGAATTAAATCCCCCTTCATTTGTCGAACTGGAGGAAGGACATTATGTCTTAGCAAATGATGAGGAGATTTACCGTTATCAGCAAACTCAAAAAATGGGGGTTTAA
- the amiE gene encoding oligopeptide transport ATP-binding protein AmiE has translation MTTIESNKPILSIENLVIKFKLHGRILTAIRDISLELYKGESLAIVGESGSGKSVLVKSIIGLLDNNGYIDKGSIYYNNEDIAKYKIEKDWLKVRGKEIAMVTQDPMTSLNPLKPIGKQIEEAIVLHQELIGKEAYEKTLQLLKDVGIHDVERRYKQYPHEFSGGMRQRIVIAIAIACNPKILICDEPTTALDVTIQAQILQLLKNLQEKYMLTTIFITHDLGVVAKVADRLAVMYAGEVIEFGKSDEIFFNSKHPYTWALLSSLPQLGVKGEELFSIKGTPPNLFKDIKGDAFAPRNPYALKIDYEQNPPFFKVSETHYAKTWLLHPKAPKVEPPENLKAFFEEGRRFANEG, from the coding sequence ATGACCACTATAGAATCAAATAAACCTATTTTATCCATTGAAAACTTAGTCATAAAGTTCAAACTACACGGGAGAATACTCACTGCTATACGAGATATATCACTAGAGTTATATAAGGGAGAAAGTTTAGCGATTGTTGGAGAATCGGGTTCGGGAAAATCGGTACTTGTAAAATCAATCATCGGTTTACTAGATAATAACGGCTATATCGATAAAGGAAGCATTTACTATAACAATGAAGATATAGCTAAGTATAAAATTGAAAAAGATTGGTTAAAAGTACGCGGAAAAGAAATTGCCATGGTGACTCAAGATCCAATGACATCATTAAATCCTTTAAAACCAATTGGAAAGCAAATTGAGGAAGCTATTGTCTTACATCAAGAGCTAATAGGGAAAGAGGCTTATGAAAAAACTTTACAATTATTAAAGGATGTCGGTATTCATGATGTAGAAAGACGATACAAACAATACCCTCATGAATTTTCAGGTGGTATGCGTCAACGAATTGTTATAGCAATTGCGATTGCCTGCAATCCAAAAATATTAATTTGCGATGAGCCAACCACTGCGCTTGATGTAACGATACAAGCCCAAATTTTACAGCTTTTAAAAAATTTACAGGAAAAATATATGCTAACTACAATATTTATCACTCATGATTTAGGCGTTGTTGCCAAGGTGGCAGATCGATTAGCTGTTATGTATGCAGGAGAAGTGATTGAGTTTGGTAAATCTGATGAGATCTTTTTTAATAGTAAGCATCCGTATACGTGGGCCCTTCTTTCTTCGTTGCCACAGCTAGGGGTGAAGGGAGAAGAATTATTTTCAATAAAAGGTACACCACCTAATTTGTTTAAAGACATAAAAGGGGATGCCTTTGCACCACGTAATCCCTATGCTTTAAAAATAGATTATGAACAAAATCCACCGTTTTTTAAGGTGAGTGAAACTCATTATGCAAAAACGTGGTTGCTTCATCCAAAGGCACCAAAGGTAGAGCCTCCCGAAAATTTGAAAGCATTTTTCGAAGAAGGGAGACGATTTGCAAATGAAGGATAG
- the oppC_2 gene encoding oligopeptide permease, which yields MGLFSEEIRNISDKSSEQLFQFAVTDEHKAEETGYSNYSYWRSTWRSFLKNKVAVFLLILVISIVFFVVIQPYLPNQKSPTEIYLNEETGYQLRNVEPNSEFWFGTNSIGQDLWSRIWAGTRTSLLIGVVVALFEVIVGITIGALWGYSRKLETPISHMYNIVENIPTTIVLILMSLILRPSITTIIIAMCITGWVEMARFIRNQIVILRDREYNLASRTLGTPSHRIILKNLLPYLISIIMLRVSLAIPFAIGSEVFLTYIGLGLPISEPSLGNLINEGRVLMMSPDLRYQLIFPSIVLSVITIAFYIIGNAFADAADPKNHR from the coding sequence ATGGGGCTATTTTCAGAAGAAATACGTAATATTTCAGACAAGTCTAGTGAACAATTATTTCAATTTGCAGTAACAGATGAACATAAAGCTGAAGAAACTGGCTACTCGAATTATTCCTATTGGCGTTCAACCTGGAGATCGTTTTTAAAAAATAAAGTAGCAGTTTTTCTATTAATATTAGTGATCTCTATCGTATTTTTCGTTGTTATTCAACCTTATTTACCTAATCAGAAATCACCGACCGAAATATATTTAAATGAAGAGACAGGCTATCAATTACGAAATGTTGAACCAAACAGTGAATTTTGGTTTGGAACAAATTCAATTGGACAAGATTTATGGTCACGGATATGGGCTGGAACGCGTACGTCCCTACTAATAGGCGTTGTGGTAGCACTATTTGAAGTGATTGTTGGGATTACAATTGGTGCTCTTTGGGGTTACTCAAGAAAACTTGAGACGCCCATCTCTCATATGTACAACATCGTAGAAAATATCCCTACGACAATCGTATTAATTTTAATGTCTTTAATATTACGACCTAGTATTACAACGATTATAATCGCAATGTGTATAACCGGCTGGGTTGAAATGGCTCGGTTTATCCGAAATCAAATTGTCATATTAAGAGACCGTGAATACAACTTAGCATCTAGAACCTTGGGAACGCCAAGTCATCGCATTATTTTAAAAAATCTATTACCCTATTTAATCTCAATTATCATGCTTCGGGTGAGCTTAGCCATTCCTTTTGCCATTGGTTCTGAAGTATTTCTTACTTATATCGGGCTAGGTCTTCCAATTAGCGAGCCATCATTAGGAAATTTGATCAATGAAGGTCGAGTTCTAATGATGTCACCAGATTTGCGTTATCAGCTCATCTTTCCAAGTATCGTGTTAAGTGTCATTACGATTGCCTTTTATATTATCGGTAATGCATTTGCAGATGCAGCTGATCCGAAAAATCATAGGTAG
- a CDS encoding ABC transporter permease — MLAYIGKRLMQSVITLLVIITIVFLLLRLLPEEGYLGAAAEKMTPEQQEVYLTNLGLRDPILVQLGNFYSNLIQGDLGKSITYRTDVPVVEIIADKILYSLFFGLGAVVLALLIGVPLGILMAQMKGRWLDRLGTGYIVFVVAVPAMVYYLLIQVYVTDFFRLPMLFDEDRPISWILPLISLALGPIASYAMWMRRYMVDELNKDYIQLARAKGVRERTLMFRHVMRNAFIPMAQYLPATILFTITGSIYIESLYSIPGMGGLLVDAIQRQDNAVVQGLVLIFSSLGIIGLFLGDIVMSLVDPRIKLGRGESVR; from the coding sequence ATGCTTGCTTATATAGGGAAACGATTAATGCAGTCTGTCATTACGTTATTAGTAATTATCACGATAGTTTTCTTATTATTACGCTTATTACCTGAAGAGGGTTATTTAGGAGCGGCGGCTGAGAAAATGACACCTGAACAACAGGAAGTTTATTTAACGAATCTAGGCCTTAGAGACCCCATTCTTGTTCAATTGGGGAACTTTTACAGCAACTTAATTCAAGGTGATCTAGGAAAATCAATAACTTATCGTACTGATGTACCTGTTGTTGAAATCATTGCTGATAAAATTTTGTATTCATTATTTTTTGGATTAGGAGCTGTTGTTCTAGCCTTACTCATCGGTGTACCATTAGGGATTTTAATGGCGCAGATGAAAGGTCGATGGCTTGATCGGCTTGGGACAGGATATATCGTCTTCGTTGTGGCTGTTCCAGCTATGGTTTATTACTTATTAATACAAGTGTATGTTACGGACTTTTTCCGTTTACCGATGTTATTTGATGAAGACAGGCCAATTAGTTGGATTTTACCATTAATTTCACTAGCTTTAGGCCCGATTGCTTCCTATGCAATGTGGATGAGACGTTATATGGTGGACGAGCTAAACAAAGATTATATTCAATTAGCAAGAGCTAAGGGTGTAAGAGAGCGTACATTGATGTTTCGTCATGTCATGAGAAATGCTTTTATTCCAATGGCACAATATTTACCTGCAACTATTTTGTTTACTATCACAGGTTCGATTTATATTGAGTCACTATATTCCATCCCTGGAATGGGAGGCTTACTCGTTGATGCTATTCAACGTCAGGATAATGCTGTAGTTCAAGGGCTTGTATTAATCTTCTCATCCCTTGGGATTATTGGGTTGTTTTTAGGTGATATCGTCATGTCCCTAGTCGATCCTCGGATTAAGTTGGGTAGAGGGGAGAGTGTACGCTAA
- the aliA gene encoding peptide ABC transporter substrate-binding protein, whose amino-acid sequence MKKYLFILLACISVILVACSGESSSDETVYRTLYAGEVKTLNYLKTSDNNEFAVAANLVDGLIEYNKYGIVQPAIAESWTSNDDATVWTFKLREGVKWVTHEGEEYADVKAQDFVDGLNYVLDAKNESSTAWIATVVKNGNAFYEGEITDFSQVGVKALDEYTVEYTLEGPTPYFLSMLNYVCFFPVNGEFLAEKGERFGTAREDLLYNGAYILETFEPQNERILAKNETYWDKDNVLIDKIHYKYNAEANTVAPELFLRGEVDFALIPTAILDDWFNDPEKKDLVRQDTPSFYTYFYALNFDPQFDAEYEPENWKVAVNNKNFRKSLFHAFDRVSAMMTMEPYNPETLLNNSITPKNFVDIDGVDYTQLEPLAQFTNSESFNADLALEFKEKALAELEGKATFPIKVLMPYNSGSPDWANRTQVVEQQMENLLGKDYIDIIVEAGPSTGFLSEVRRPGKYAFMEVNWGPDFADPSTYTDPFTIGGTYNKPELAEGYLESNGKPKYQNMVEKAKATIDAAERYQLFAEAEAFLIEEAFVIPYSVQGDGYMASKLNPFEAQFSPFGVTSEKFKGQSLLEKPMSNEEFKEAKKIWEQERAEALAEVEQ is encoded by the coding sequence ATGAAGAAGTATTTATTTATACTTTTAGCCTGTATTTCAGTCATTCTTGTAGCATGTAGTGGCGAGTCATCAAGTGATGAAACTGTATACCGTACGCTTTATGCGGGAGAGGTAAAAACATTAAATTACTTAAAAACTTCCGATAATAATGAGTTCGCGGTGGCAGCAAATTTAGTCGATGGTTTAATTGAATATAATAAGTATGGTATTGTTCAGCCTGCTATAGCTGAATCATGGACGTCAAATGATGATGCGACAGTTTGGACATTCAAACTTCGCGAAGGCGTCAAATGGGTTACCCACGAAGGTGAAGAATATGCCGATGTTAAAGCGCAAGATTTTGTGGATGGATTAAATTATGTGCTTGATGCGAAAAATGAGTCTTCTACTGCTTGGATCGCTACTGTTGTAAAAAATGGTAATGCATTCTATGAAGGAGAGATTACTGATTTCTCACAAGTAGGTGTAAAAGCCCTTGATGAATATACAGTTGAGTACACACTAGAAGGTCCAACACCTTACTTCCTTTCAATGTTAAATTATGTATGTTTCTTCCCGGTGAATGGAGAATTCTTAGCAGAAAAAGGAGAGCGTTTCGGTACTGCTCGTGAAGACCTTCTTTATAACGGTGCGTACATTTTAGAAACTTTTGAACCTCAAAATGAACGTATTCTAGCAAAAAATGAAACTTATTGGGATAAAGACAATGTGTTAATCGATAAAATTCATTACAAATATAATGCTGAAGCAAATACGGTTGCACCTGAGTTGTTTTTACGAGGTGAAGTAGATTTTGCACTTATCCCAACAGCGATTCTAGATGATTGGTTTAATGATCCGGAGAAAAAGGATTTAGTCCGACAAGATACACCAAGCTTCTACACGTATTTTTATGCGTTAAACTTCGATCCACAATTTGATGCAGAATACGAGCCTGAGAATTGGAAGGTAGCCGTAAATAATAAAAACTTCCGTAAATCCCTATTCCACGCTTTTGATCGTGTATCTGCAATGATGACAATGGAACCTTATAATCCAGAAACTCTACTAAACAACTCAATTACACCGAAAAACTTTGTTGATATTGATGGTGTGGACTATACACAATTAGAGCCATTAGCTCAATTTACAAATAGTGAATCATTTAATGCTGATTTAGCTTTAGAGTTTAAAGAAAAAGCTTTGGCAGAGCTTGAAGGAAAAGCAACATTCCCTATTAAAGTATTAATGCCTTATAACTCAGGTAGTCCTGACTGGGCGAACCGTACACAAGTTGTTGAACAACAAATGGAAAATCTATTAGGTAAAGACTATATCGATATTATTGTAGAGGCAGGACCTTCAACTGGATTCTTATCAGAGGTTCGTCGCCCGGGTAAATATGCGTTTATGGAAGTGAACTGGGGTCCAGATTTTGCGGATCCATCAACTTATACAGATCCGTTTACAATCGGCGGCACATACAATAAGCCTGAACTCGCAGAAGGCTATTTAGAGTCCAATGGTAAACCGAAGTATCAAAACATGGTTGAAAAGGCAAAAGCAACTATTGATGCTGCGGAACGTTATCAGCTCTTTGCTGAGGCTGAAGCCTTCTTAATAGAGGAAGCGTTTGTTATTCCGTATTCAGTACAAGGAGACGGGTACATGGCTTCAAAGCTAAATCCATTTGAAGCTCAGTTCTCTCCGTTTGGTGTAACGTCAGAGAAATTTAAAGGTCAAAGTTTACTAGAAAAGCCAATGAGTAATGAAGAATTTAAAGAAGCGAAAAAGATATGGGAACAAGAACGTGCGGAGGCATTAGCAGAGGTAGAACAATAG